A genome region from Primulina eburnea isolate SZY01 chromosome 9, ASM2296580v1, whole genome shotgun sequence includes the following:
- the LOC140840996 gene encoding zinc finger protein HD1-like isoform X2 translates to MEKVGKKGITSSLIQTSTISDYNLGGEGDLFKAPEPVIEEPIMGIDPMTAAISMISCGENIISPQPLTVSDIESSIKSGQLLSDVFYECKKDILAKEGNETPLSDVLSIEIPAVKTDGISIVEGSFQKSVSSSCLSSMEYVHEASLRPNFLDLPVMDFGDVYRMRRAYSDGDIKTLGNGDVNLVQSPLGMPTITSSYTSEERKEKLSRYRSKKSKRNFGRKIKYACRKALADSQPRIRGRFAKTE, encoded by the exons ATGGAAAAAGTTGGGAAAAAG GGCATAACAAGTAGTCTCATTCAGACCTCCACTATATCCGATTACAACCTGGGAGGGGAAGGGGATCTCTTCAAGGCCCCTGAACCAGTAATTGAAGAACCAATTATGGGAATCGATCCGATGACAGCTGCCATTTCAATGATTTCTTGTGGTGAAAACATCATATCCCCACAACCATTGACTGTGTCGGATATCGAATCATCTATCAAGAGTGGTCAGCTTCTCAGTGATGTTTTTTACGAATGCAAGAAGGATATTTTAGCCAAAGAAGGCAATGAAACGCCTCTATCTGATGTCCTAAGTATCGAAATTCCTGCTGTGAAGACTGATGGAATCTCCATCGTCGAGGGTTCGTTCCAGAAAAGTGTTAGCTCTAGCTGCCTGAGTTCAATGGAGTATGTACACGAGGCTTCATTGAGGCCAAATTTCCTTGATCTTCCTGTTATGGACTTTGGAGATGTTTATCGGATGCGAAGAGCTTATAGTGATGGAGACATAAAG ACTCTTGGTAACGGTGATGTAAACCTCGTACAATCCCCATTGGGCATGCCAACTATTACGAGTAGTTACACTTCTGAAGAACGCAAGGAGAAACTTTCCAGGTACCGGAGCAAGAAGTCCAAGCGAAACTTTGGCAGGAAAATCAAG TATGCTTGCAGGAAGGCGTTGGCCGACAGCCAGCCAAGAATTCGTGGAAGATTCGCGAAGACCGAATAA
- the LOC140840996 gene encoding uncharacterized protein isoform X1, producing the protein MYADTELLFPYFQNFAQEVQQFDEFCCSHKTNASLGITSSLIQTSTISDYNLGGEGDLFKAPEPVIEEPIMGIDPMTAAISMISCGENIISPQPLTVSDIESSIKSGQLLSDVFYECKKDILAKEGNETPLSDVLSIEIPAVKTDGISIVEGSFQKSVSSSCLSSMEYVHEASLRPNFLDLPVMDFGDVYRMRRAYSDGDIKTLGNGDVNLVQSPLGMPTITSSYTSEERKEKLSRYRSKKSKRNFGRKIKYACRKALADSQPRIRGRFAKTE; encoded by the exons ATGTATGCGGATACTGAGCTTTTATTCCCTTACTTTCAGAACTTCGCTCAAGAAGTTCAGCAGTTTGATGAGTTTTGCTGCTCACACAAAACCAATGCTTCATTG GGCATAACAAGTAGTCTCATTCAGACCTCCACTATATCCGATTACAACCTGGGAGGGGAAGGGGATCTCTTCAAGGCCCCTGAACCAGTAATTGAAGAACCAATTATGGGAATCGATCCGATGACAGCTGCCATTTCAATGATTTCTTGTGGTGAAAACATCATATCCCCACAACCATTGACTGTGTCGGATATCGAATCATCTATCAAGAGTGGTCAGCTTCTCAGTGATGTTTTTTACGAATGCAAGAAGGATATTTTAGCCAAAGAAGGCAATGAAACGCCTCTATCTGATGTCCTAAGTATCGAAATTCCTGCTGTGAAGACTGATGGAATCTCCATCGTCGAGGGTTCGTTCCAGAAAAGTGTTAGCTCTAGCTGCCTGAGTTCAATGGAGTATGTACACGAGGCTTCATTGAGGCCAAATTTCCTTGATCTTCCTGTTATGGACTTTGGAGATGTTTATCGGATGCGAAGAGCTTATAGTGATGGAGACATAAAG ACTCTTGGTAACGGTGATGTAAACCTCGTACAATCCCCATTGGGCATGCCAACTATTACGAGTAGTTACACTTCTGAAGAACGCAAGGAGAAACTTTCCAGGTACCGGAGCAAGAAGTCCAAGCGAAACTTTGGCAGGAAAATCAAG TATGCTTGCAGGAAGGCGTTGGCCGACAGCCAGCCAAGAATTCGTGGAAGATTCGCGAAGACCGAATAA